A section of the Paralichthys olivaceus isolate ysfri-2021 chromosome 16, ASM2471397v2, whole genome shotgun sequence genome encodes:
- the insl3 gene encoding insulin-like 3 (Leydig cell) has protein sequence MAAAKFLSLLVVLVAAVCAVHAQERIKMCGRELIRLAVSACGNSRLRRDIPDVELDQHQPITTHWNHDVDAEGVHIPPESDEKRDVPSLAPHWFTLSSRIRRVAGRISDICCEKGCSMKELIQFC, from the exons ATGGCTGCTGCAAAGTTTTTGTCTCTGCTGGTTGTGCTCGTGGCTGCAGTGTGTGCCGTCCACGCACAGGAGAGGATAAAGATGTGCGGGAGGGAGCTGATACGTTTGGCCGTCTCCGCCTGTGGTAACTCGCGTCTGAGGAGAGACATCCCCGACGTAGAGCTGGACCAACATCAGCCCATCACTACTCACT GGAACCATGATGTGGACGCAGAGGGCGTCCACATCCCTCCAGAGTCTGATGAGAAGAGAGACGTCCCCTCCCTGGCCCCTCACTGGTTTACCCTGTCCTCTAGGATCAGACGAGTTGCTGGAAGAATATCGGACATTTGCTGCGAGAAAGGATGCAGCATGAAAGAGCTGATACAGTTCTGCTAG